CTCGAGGAGCAGACGGCCGAGATCGAGGAGTCCGGCCGGTTCGACGTCGTCGCTGTCGAGCACCTCGACTGGACCGTCGACTACACCGCCGAGGCCTACCTCGACCTGCTGCGCACGTTCTCCGGCCACCTGGCCATGGCACCACGGGACCGGGAACACCTGTTCAGCGAGATCCGGCGACGCGTCGTAGGCAGGCCCAGCGGCACGGTACGCCGCGGCTGGGGAACCGTCCTCCACATCGCCCGAAGACGCTCGTGACGACCCGGCGCCGCACCCGGCCCGTCATCGGCAGGGTCCTCGGCTGACGGTCGGCCACTGCACACGAGCCCTCCCCGGCGGGCCGTCGCTGGCGGCCGTCGGCGATGTCGCGCGGCTGGTGCGAACGCGGCGCGGAGGCCCCGCGAAGCCCAGGGTGAGCGCCAGGGGGGTCAGAGGATGAGCGTCCACCCGGGCGAGGCTCGCACGCTGGTGGGGTGCGTGGCCGTCGTCACCGGGGCCGGCCGGTCCTGGTGATCGCCGAAGGACTGGTGCCCTGACCCGACCGAGGCTGGTGCGCGGCGGCTGCTGACGGGCGTCGTCGACGGCTTCCCGACCGGCCAGATCCACTCGGCGGCGCTGGCCGGCTGACCCGCGGCTGGCTTACGTCGACGGGGCGCCGCTGGACGACTCGCCGGTGCTGCTGGCCAGGGCACCTGCGACCACCCGGCGCGTGTGCCGGCTGGTGAACCTCCCGCCCGGATTCACGCGCACGGCCGCATCGCGCGGTTTCGGTTCTAGCACGCCGGAGCGTCGGCACCGGCGGCGCTCGGTGCGGTGGCGGCTGCGGGCCGGGACCATGGGAAGGTCAGGTCTGTCGTTGCCCGAGACCCCGCCGCTCGCCGAGAGCCGGCGGCCTCCGAAGGAGCCCCATGGCCATCAGACCGATCCGACTCTTCGGTGACCCGATCCTGCGGCAGAAGGCCACGCCCGTCCTCGACTTCGACAAGGAGCTGCGCGACCTGGTCCGGGATCTCACCGACACGATGATCGACGCGAACGGCGGCGGCATCGCGGCACCGCAGATCGGCGTGGGCCTGCGCGTGTTCACCTACGTCGTGGAGGGGGAGATCGGCCACGTGGTCAACCCGCTGGTCGAGGTCGTCGGAGACGACGAGCAGGTCGGTCAGGAAGGCTGCCTCTCGATCCCGGGACTCCCCTTCGACTGCCGCCGCCACCTCCGGGTGGTCACCACCGGCTTCACGATGCACGGGGAGCCGTTGCGCGTCGAGGGGCACGGCCGGCTCTCGGTCATCATCGAGCACGAGACCGACCACCTCGACGGCATCCTGTTCGTCGACCGGCTCGACCCCCGGACCCGAGAGGCTGCCGAAGCCGCGATCCGCGAGGCCGAGTGGAGCGGTGGCGTCGTGCCTGAGATCCGCTTGAGCCCGCACGCTCCCCTCCGCGCGGCCCGGCAGCGGTAGCGGGACCGCTCAACCGCAGCGGTGACCACCTCACACCCCGCGCTGCGGCCGTGGGCTCCCCTCTCCCGGCGTGCAGGCGGCCTCGTCCGTCTCTCGGTCGAGCAGGGCGATGGAGCGGCCTGGTCGGATCGCGGTCGGGTGGCGGCGCCCCGGCTGGTCGTCCACGGGGCGGAGGCGGACCCCCGCGGGGTGGGCGAGGAGGCCGGTCGGACGACACTCCGGCCCGACCGCACACCGGGTTCGGTGATGAGCACAGGCTCGAGGTGTGGGGCACGAACGACGCCAGCCAGGCGAGCGCCTGACGTGCACACCGATCGACTCCCGCCGGCAGGAGAGTCGAGCGCTCGAGCCCCTTCTCGAGGCTCCTAGGTGAGCTCGCGGATGACCTGGTCGCTGCAGTCGACGTAGCGGTCGCGCTGCTTCGCGCCGAACGGCCCGTAGGGGTAGTCGTCGGGCGAGGGGGCGCTCACCTCGTCGAGGCGCTGGGTGGCGGCCCGGTCGAGGACGAGGTCGGCGCCGGCGAGGTTCTCCTCGAGCTGGTCGAGGTTGCTCGCCGCGATGATCGGGGCCGTCACCGAGGGCTGGTTGGTGACCCAGCTGAGGGCGACCTGGCTGGGGGTGGCGCCGATCGAGGCCGCGATGGCGCGGACGGCCTCGAGGGTGTCCCAGTTCTGCTGCTCGGCCACGAGCAGCCGCAGCGTGCGGTTGTAGAAGGCGCTGTCCGCCCCCATCCGGGCTCCGCTGGGCGGCTTCGTGTCCCGCTCGTACTTGCCGGTGAGGAAGCCGCTGGCCAGCGGGGACCAGGGCAGCAGGCCGATGTCGTTGTGCAGCGCCGCGGGGATGACCTCGTACTCGTTCTCGCGGCAGACGAGGCTGTACTGCTGCTGCAGGGTGACCGGGAGCTGGCACCCCATCGCGGCGGCGGTGGAGAGGGTGAGCTGCAGCTGCCAGCCGGTGAAGTTGGACAGCCCGATGTAGTGGATCTTGCCGGCACGGACGGCGTCGTCGAGGAAGCCGAGGGTCTCCTCGATCGGGGTGAGGGGATCCCAGCCGTGCACCTGGTAGGGGTCGACCCGCTCCAGGCCGAGGCGACGCAGCGATGCGCTCAGGGCGCGGTCGAGGTTGCGGCGGCCGGTGCCGTTCTCGTTGACGTCCGGGCCGGTTCCGAAGCGGGCCTTGGTGGCCAGCACGACGCGGTCGGTGACGTCGGCCGGGCGGCTGGCGAACCAGCGTCCGAGCAGCTCCTCCGACGTCCCGGCTCCGTAGCCGTTCGCCGTGTCGACGAGGTTGCCACCGGCCTCCACGAAGCGGTCGAGGATGGCCAAGGAGTCGCTCTCCTCGACCTTGGCGCCGAACTCCATGGCGCCGAGGGCGAGGTTGGACACGCTGGTCCCGGTCCTGGCGAGCTTGCGGTACTTCATGCCCTGGTCTCCTGGTGCGTGAGCCGCTCAGGTGCGGCGGGGTCGTCGTCGTGGTCGAGGTGGGAGGAGAGCTCCCGGTGCGCGTCGGCCTGGACGAGGAGGTCCCGCGCCTTCCGCTCGACCGCGGCCACGGCGTCGGCGCCGGCGATCCAGCGCTGCGGCGGCTCGTCGAGAGCCATCAGCTGCACGAGCGCGCGGCCGAGCTTGGCGGGGTCGCCGCCCTGCTGGCCGTTCATCGCCTTCCACGCGGCGATCGTCTGCTCGGTGCGGTCGGCGTAGTCGTCGAGCGAGAGCTCGGGCCAGATCGACGACGCGCCCTCGACGAGCAGCTCGGTGCGGAAGAAGCCGGGCTCGACGATCGTGGTGGAGATGTTGTACGGGGCGAGGTCGAAGCGCAGCGACTCCATCCAGCCCTCCAGGGCGAACTTGGAGGCGGCGTAGGCCGCGACGAACTCGCCGCCGATGATCCCGGCTGTCGAGGTGACGGTGACGACCCGGCCGCTGCGCTGGGCCCGCATGACCGGGAGCACGGCCCGCGTGACGTTCAGGGGGCCGAAGAAGTTGGTCTCCATCTGGGCCCGGAACTGGGCGTCGCTGATCTCCTCGAAGTAGCCGGCGTAGAAGTTGCCGGCGTTGTTGACCAGGGTGTCGATCCGGCCGAAACGCTCGACGGCAGCGTCGACGGCGGACGGCGCGGCTGCGGCGTCGGTGATGTCGAGGGAGAGGGCGAGCAGGTCGTCGTGCTCACCGAGGGCGGCCGTGACCCGGCCGGCGTCGCGGGCGGTGCCGACGACCCGGTGGCCGGCCTCGAGGGCCGCCGTGGCCAGCTCGATGCCCAGGCCGCGTGCAGCGCCGGTGATGAACCAGACGGCCGGGGTGGTGGGTGTGGTGTCGATCATGAGTGGTGCCTTCCTGGAGTGGTGTCCCCCAGTCAAGGCGAGCGACCACGTCGGAGGGAGTCACTGCCGAGGGGGTCAATGCCCGTGACTCCCCGGACTGCGACCGGACATCTAGGTTCGACGCCATGGACACCAGGGACGACATCCGGGAGTTCCTGACCTCACGGCGCGAACGCCTGACCCCGGCCGCGGCCGGCCTGCCCGACTTCGGCGGCCGAAGGCGGGTGAAAGGCCTGCGCCGCGAGGAGGTCGCCCTGCTGGCCGGCATGAGCACCGAGTACTACGTGCGCCTCGAACGCGGGAACGCGGCCGGGGTCTCCGAGGCGATCCTCGACAGCATCAGCCGCGCCCTGCAGCTCGACGAGGCCGAGCACGCGCACCTCTACCACCTCGTCCGGGCGTCGAACCGGGGCGTTCCCCCGGCCCGCCGCCGCGGCCCGTCCCGCCCGCAGCGCGTGCGCCCGGGCGTGCAGCAGCTGATCGACACGATGCGCGACGTGCCGGTCTACGTCCAGAACGGCCGTCTCGACGCGGTGGCCACGAACCGGCTCGGCGCCGCGTTGTACTCCGAGATGTTCGTGCTGCCCCAGCGGCCTGTGAACGCCGCGCGGTTCACGTTCCTCGACCCCCGTGCCCGGGCCTTCTACCGGGACTGGACGTCCAACGCGCAGCAGATCGTCGCCCTGCTGCGCGCTGAGGCCGGACGATCGCCGTATGACCGGATCCTCACCGACCTGGTCGGCGAGCTGGCCACGCGCAGCGACGAGTTCCGCACCCTGTGGGCCTCCCACGACGTGCGGGTTCACCGCACCGGGACGAAGCAGATCCACCACCCCGTGGTCGGTGACCTCGACCTCACCTTCGAGGCGATGGACCTCACCTCCGAGCCCGGTCTGCAACTGCTCGCGTTCACGGCCGCACCAGGCTCCCCGAGCCAGGACGGCCTCCAGCTGCTCGCGGCCTGGGCCGCCACGGCTCGGCTCGAGTCGGACGTCGCTGAGCACCTGCCGCACCCGTGACCCTGCCACGCGTCACCCCTTGGTCGACCAGGTCCCCGGGTCCCGGCGGACCGCGGGCGCTCGACGGCGAGCACCAGAGGCCACGGCGGCGCGCTGGGCGAGCGGGACGCGGTGGCGTGGCCGGGCTGGGCCATCGGCCGCCGTCACCTTCGTGCGCTCTGGCGTGCCGTGCCGGCTTGCGCCAGGGTGGGTGTGGTTCCCGGGGACCTCGGTTGCGCCGAGCCGACCCGGGCGCCGTCGCCGGCTCCGTGCAGAAGTCACGGATCCGGGGCTCGAGCGGTTGCGGAGCGGACGTGGTCCGGAGGGGTGTGCCTCGGTGGCGTTGGAGATCGAGCCGGCCGGCCTGGGACCCGGGCCGAGACCGGCGGCCGTGGCCACGGGGGCGATGGTGGCGACGTCGCACCCTGCGGTGACCGCCGCGGCGTTGGAGGTCCTCCGCGCAGGGGGCACGGCCATCGACGCGGCCCTGACAGCGATCCCGCTGCAGCAGGTGCTCGAGCCGCAGCTGTCGACCATCGCCGGCGGGTTCGGGATGCTGATCTGGGACGGGCGACGCAGCCGGAGCACCTATCTCCAGGCTGGCCCCGACCGTCCTCGGGGCTCGGCCTCCACCGCCGGGCTCCCGGTGACCTCAGGAGCGCGCGTCGCCGTGCCGGGAACTGTGGCGGGGCTGGCCGCAGCGGCGGAGCGCCTGGGGACGCGCCCGTGGGCCAGCTACTTCGAGCCGGCGGTGCGGGCTGCTGACGAGGGCTTCGTCATGTACGGCCAGCTCGCCACGGCCATGGCCGCGGCCCGGACCCACCTGGTCAGCCATCCCTCCGGGGAGCAGCGCTACACACCGGACGGCTACCTGCCGCGGGTGGGGCAGCTGTTCCGGCAGCCCGCGTTGGCGGCCACGTTGGCTCGGATCGCCGCGCCCGACGGGGCGGAGTGGTTCCAGCGCGGCGCCTTCGCCGAGCACTTCGTCGAGTCGGTGGTCAGCTCCGGCGGAGTGATGAGCAGGGCCGACCTGGCCGCCTACGCCCCGCGCTGGGAGGAGCCGCTGGCGTACTCCTTCGACGGCCACGACCTGGTGGGACCCCCGCTACCCGACACGGGCGGGCTGTTCTGCGCCATCGCCCTCGGGCTCGCGGAGCGACTCGCCATCACCGACCTCGGGTGGTGGTTCCACTCCCCGCGAGCGATCGCCCTGGTGAGCCGGGTACTGGCCGAGGCCGAAGCCCTCACCTGGCGCTTCGGCGCCGACCCGTACGCGGTCGACGTACCCGTCGAGCTGCTGCTGTCCTCGAGCCATCTGGACGCCGTGGCCGGCCTCATCGAGCAGACCACCGGCGGCGGCAGGACCGCGAAGGGCCACGCTCCACCGCCGGCGCGGACCGGACGAGGACCCGTCGGCAGCAACCAGCTGGTGGTGGTCGACCACGCCGGGAACTGGGTCTGCGTCCTGCACACGGGGTACGGCGGTTCGGACTTCGGCACCGGCCTGGTCGTGGACGGCGTCGGCGTCAACGCGGCGGGCGACTTCCCCGGCCTGAGCGAGGGGCCAGGTCGTCGGGTCATCGCCCCGCTGGCCTCCACCATGGTGCTCGACGACGGTCGACCGGAGTTGGCGCTCGGCACCCCCGGCCTCCCACCGCCGTGCATCACGCTGGTGCTCCTCAACCTCCTCGGTCACCGGATGGCCCTGCAGGCTGCGGTCGAGGCGCCCCGCATCGTCGTCGACGTGGACGGGGCCGGGCCGCCGCAGGTCTGGCGGCGCACCTCGATCGCGGCTGAGGCGCCGATCCCCTCCACGACGCTCTCCGACCCGGCGGGCCACGACCTGGAGGTGCGCTCGCTGGGCGCCCACCATCCGAGCACCGGCCGGGTGCAGGCGGTCCTGCGTGACCATGGCGGCCGGTTGCTCGGGGTCACCGACTCGCGCGGCAGCGGTCTTGCCGCCGGCACTCCTGACCCGGCCTCGAGCCGACCGGGACCTGAGGGCCCGGTGACTGCTTGATCTCGGTCGAGCGGCGGTGGCCGAGGCGGCGGTGGTGGGGTCCCGACGGCGGGGCTGGGTCGGTGTGCGTCCTGCGCAGCGGCCGGCGACGGCGCAGCACGGTCCGGCTGGGCGACCGTCGGCGTTCTCCGGCCCGATGAGGTTGCTCTGACCTCCGGTGCCTGGAAACGGGCACACCCACCGGCCGGCACCCGAGGGCTGGGACCTCGAGGCACCGTTCCACTTCGTCGACGGCGTCGAGGCCGCCGTGGCCAAGGCGCAGGAGCTCGGGTGACCGCGTGGTCGAGGGCGCCGCCGGCGACGTCGGTGGCCAGGTGCTGGCCGCGGGACTGGTCGACGAGGTGCGCACGGACGTCGTTCCCGTGGTGCTCGGGTCCGGCAAGCGCTACTTCGGGTCGGTCCACGCGCACCATCGGCTGGAGGACCCGGACGCGGTGATCCAGGGCGACCGGGTGCTCCACCTGCGCTACCCGGTGCGCCGCTGACCGCCCCCTCCGGCCCGCTCACCTCCACACCACTGCTCCGACGCGCGTCGGGCCGGCAGGTCACCGCGATGACCCCGGAGCGCCGTCGGGTGGTCACCTCTCAGCTGAGCGCGGCCCTGACGCAGTGCGTCCGGTACGGGAGGTCGACCGTGTCGACGTCGGGGAACCGGGCACCGAGGAACGCCGCCACCTCACCGTCGATCTGCGCCCGCTCCGCCGTCGAGGCGCTCCCGTAGTCGCTACACGTGGTGCAGCTGGCGGCTCAGGTGGACGAGCTGCGCGCCGGCGGCAGCCGGGTCGAGGCGGTCCTCCCGGACAGCGGCTCCGAGCACCTGTTCGGCAAGAACGCGATGGACCTGTCGCTGCGCCGTCCGCTGCCCGGGCCGGTCACGCGCGCGGGACGGTGCTGGGTGAGCGGCTGGCGACGTTCTGGCGCTGACCCGGACCGTGCGAGCGGCTCGGTGTGTGACGATCACCCGGTGACTGCGGTTGAGCGCCCCTCGATGCCGTCGGAGCCCGCGCTGGAGATGCTGTGGGAGGCCGCTGACCCCCGTGACGCGCTCATGACGCGGTTCGGCTTCCCCGCCGGGGCCGCGGCGGGACGCTGGGTGGCCACCGCCCTGGCCGAGCGCTGGGGCGTCCGCGTCGACTCCTGCGAGCGCATCGTGATGAGCGGTCACAACGCGCTGGCCTGGGTCGGCACACCCGGCGCCCGCCTGATCGCCAAGTGGTCGGTCGTCCCCGAGCGCTTCCCGCGCCTGGCGGGCCTGGCGCGGCTGCTGGTCTGGCTGGAGGGCCGGGGCCTGCCGGTCAGCGCGCCCGTCGCGACGCCGGAGGGCCACCACCAGGTCGAGCTCGACGGCGCGTCGGTCGGTGTCCAGCGGGAGGTCGCGGGCGATCTCCTGGACACGACGGACGAGCGCGAGGTGCGTGCCGCCGGCGCGGTCCTGGCCCGCCTGCACGCTGCTCTCGCCGTCTACCCCGAGGCCGACCGGATTCCCGGCGTCGCCGGGCGGTCGGCCGGGTTGACGGACGAGCTCACCGGCTGGCTCGACGCCGTCCCGGATCATGTACCGGCCGCGGCGCGGGACGCCCTGCGTCGACTGGTCGCCGAGGCCCCCGGGGAGCCGTTGCCCGTGCAGCTCGTGCACGGTGACTTTCGGTCCGCGAACGTCCTCTGCGTCGGTCCTGCGGTGGCGGCCGTCCTCGACTTCGAGGAAGCCCGGCTCGATCACCGCGTCGTCGAGCTCGCGCGATCGGCGGTCCTGCTCGGCACCCGCTTCCGGGACTGGGGACCGGTCTCAGCCGAGGTCCGCACCTGGTTCCTCGACGGCTACGCGTCCGTGAGCCCGCTGACCCCGACCGAGGCGGCCTGGTGGGACGCTCTCGTCGCCTGGCACTCCGTGGCGATGATGCCGCGCGACGGGGATCCCACGGGGTGGGGGCCCGCGGCCCTGGCCCAGCTGTCGGAGCCGTGGTCCCAGCTCAGCTCGTGAGGACGACCGCCGACCCGTCGTGGTCGGGTTCGAACACCGGCCGCCCCGGACCACCAGCTCCGGGCGGCGCCGGAGCCGGCGACCGGGCGGAGCCGTTCCCCCGAAGGCGGCGACGGTGTCTGCCTACACGGTCGCCACGCTCCGGCTCGGCCGGATGTTCTGGTTGAGGTGGAAGACGTTCGCCGGGTCGACGGCGTCCTTCAGCGCCGTCAGCCGGTCCAGGACGGCAGCGGGGTAGGCGCGGCTCACGCCGGACTCCCCGTCGTCACTGAGGGCGTTCACGTAGGCCCCATGCGCGAACGGCGCGATGCGACCAGCACACGCCCGCACCGTCGCCATCCGGTCCGCATCC
The window above is part of the Friedmanniella luteola genome. Proteins encoded here:
- a CDS encoding aldo/keto reductase, which produces MKYRKLARTGTSVSNLALGAMEFGAKVEESDSLAILDRFVEAGGNLVDTANGYGAGTSEELLGRWFASRPADVTDRVVLATKARFGTGPDVNENGTGRRNLDRALSASLRRLGLERVDPYQVHGWDPLTPIEETLGFLDDAVRAGKIHYIGLSNFTGWQLQLTLSTAAAMGCQLPVTLQQQYSLVCRENEYEVIPAALHNDIGLLPWSPLASGFLTGKYERDTKPPSGARMGADSAFYNRTLRLLVAEQQNWDTLEAVRAIAASIGATPSQVALSWVTNQPSVTAPIIAASNLDQLEENLAGADLVLDRAATQRLDEVSAPSPDDYPYGPFGAKQRDRYVDCSDQVIRELT
- a CDS encoding gamma-glutamyltransferase family protein, producing the protein MALEIEPAGLGPGPRPAAVATGAMVATSHPAVTAAALEVLRAGGTAIDAALTAIPLQQVLEPQLSTIAGGFGMLIWDGRRSRSTYLQAGPDRPRGSASTAGLPVTSGARVAVPGTVAGLAAAAERLGTRPWASYFEPAVRAADEGFVMYGQLATAMAAARTHLVSHPSGEQRYTPDGYLPRVGQLFRQPALAATLARIAAPDGAEWFQRGAFAEHFVESVVSSGGVMSRADLAAYAPRWEEPLAYSFDGHDLVGPPLPDTGGLFCAIALGLAERLAITDLGWWFHSPRAIALVSRVLAEAEALTWRFGADPYAVDVPVELLLSSSHLDAVAGLIEQTTGGGRTAKGHAPPPARTGRGPVGSNQLVVVDHAGNWVCVLHTGYGGSDFGTGLVVDGVGVNAAGDFPGLSEGPGRRVIAPLASTMVLDDGRPELALGTPGLPPPCITLVLLNLLGHRMALQAAVEAPRIVVDVDGAGPPQVWRRTSIAAEAPIPSTTLSDPAGHDLEVRSLGAHHPSTGRVQAVLRDHGGRLLGVTDSRGSGLAAGTPDPASSRPGPEGPVTA
- a CDS encoding phosphotransferase — encoded protein: MTAVERPSMPSEPALEMLWEAADPRDALMTRFGFPAGAAAGRWVATALAERWGVRVDSCERIVMSGHNALAWVGTPGARLIAKWSVVPERFPRLAGLARLLVWLEGRGLPVSAPVATPEGHHQVELDGASVGVQREVAGDLLDTTDEREVRAAGAVLARLHAALAVYPEADRIPGVAGRSAGLTDELTGWLDAVPDHVPAAARDALRRLVAEAPGEPLPVQLVHGDFRSANVLCVGPAVAAVLDFEEARLDHRVVELARSAVLLGTRFRDWGPVSAEVRTWFLDGYASVSPLTPTEAAWWDALVAWHSVAMMPRDGDPTGWGPAALAQLSEPWSQLSS
- the def gene encoding peptide deformylase; translation: MAIRPIRLFGDPILRQKATPVLDFDKELRDLVRDLTDTMIDANGGGIAAPQIGVGLRVFTYVVEGEIGHVVNPLVEVVGDDEQVGQEGCLSIPGLPFDCRRHLRVVTTGFTMHGEPLRVEGHGRLSVIIEHETDHLDGILFVDRLDPRTREAAEAAIREAEWSGGVVPEIRLSPHAPLRAARQR
- a CDS encoding SDR family oxidoreductase, which codes for MIDTTPTTPAVWFITGAARGLGIELATAALEAGHRVVGTARDAGRVTAALGEHDDLLALSLDITDAAAAPSAVDAAVERFGRIDTLVNNAGNFYAGYFEEISDAQFRAQMETNFFGPLNVTRAVLPVMRAQRSGRVVTVTSTAGIIGGEFVAAYAASKFALEGWMESLRFDLAPYNISTTIVEPGFFRTELLVEGASSIWPELSLDDYADRTEQTIAAWKAMNGQQGGDPAKLGRALVQLMALDEPPQRWIAGADAVAAVERKARDLLVQADAHRELSSHLDHDDDPAAPERLTHQETRA
- a CDS encoding helix-turn-helix domain-containing protein, which codes for MDTRDDIREFLTSRRERLTPAAAGLPDFGGRRRVKGLRREEVALLAGMSTEYYVRLERGNAAGVSEAILDSISRALQLDEAEHAHLYHLVRASNRGVPPARRRGPSRPQRVRPGVQQLIDTMRDVPVYVQNGRLDAVATNRLGAALYSEMFVLPQRPVNAARFTFLDPRARAFYRDWTSNAQQIVALLRAEAGRSPYDRILTDLVGELATRSDEFRTLWASHDVRVHRTGTKQIHHPVVGDLDLTFEAMDLTSEPGLQLLAFTAAPGSPSQDGLQLLAAWAATARLESDVAEHLPHP